The following is a genomic window from Streptomyces lincolnensis.
GCGAGGTGGTCGACGGCGAGGCGGTCGGCTGTGGGCATACGGCCACTGTCCGGCACGCGCGCGTGGGCGAAGAAGAGGCGCCCGGCCCCCCGACGGGGGTCTTAGGTCCCGAGTCTGCCGCTCAGCGCCGCTGCGCCTCGGCCTGCCGTCGTCCCACGTAGGCCGCCGCCTGGGAGCGCCGCTCCATGCCGAGCTTGGACAGCAGGCTCGACACATAGTTCTTGATCGTCTTCTCGGCGAGGTGCAGCCGCTCGCCGATCGCGCGGTTGGTCAGCCCCTCGCCGATCAGGTCCAGGATCCGGCGCTCCTGGTCGGTCAGCCGGGCGAGTTCGTCGGGCTCGGCGCGCTCGCCGTCGCGCAGGCGTTCCAGCACGCGCGCGGTGGCCACCGGGTCCAGCAGGGACCGGCCGGCCGCCACGTCCCGGACGGCGTCCAGCAGTTCGTTCCCGCGGATGGCCTTCAGGACGTATCCGGAGGCGCCCGCCATGATCGCGTCGAAGAGGGCCTCGTCGTCGGCGAACGAGGTCAGCATCAGGCAGTTGACGGACTCGTCCCGCGAACGGATCTCCCGGCACAC
Proteins encoded in this region:
- a CDS encoding response regulator, which gives rise to MREDGKIRVFLLDDHEVVRRGVHELLSVESDIEVVGEAGTAADALARIPAALPDVAVLDVRLPDGSGVEVCREIRSRDESVNCLMLTSFADDEALFDAIMAGASGYVLKAIRGNELLDAVRDVAAGRSLLDPVATARVLERLRDGERAEPDELARLTDQERRILDLIGEGLTNRAIGERLHLAEKTIKNYVSSLLSKLGMERRSQAAAYVGRRQAEAQRR